One genomic segment of bacterium includes these proteins:
- a CDS encoding zinc ribbon domain-containing protein, producing the protein MPMYEFTCRACGAEYEELCTSTEAAAGKVACPACGARKSERKLSTFASKDAGGGSGGVGGCGHGSHGGFG; encoded by the coding sequence ATGCCCATGTACGAGTTCACCTGCCGCGCCTGCGGCGCCGAGTACGAGGAACTCTGCACGTCGACCGAGGCCGCGGCGGGGAAGGTCGCCTGCCCTGCCTGCGGCGCCCGCAAGTCGGAGCGCAAGCTCTCCACGTTCGCCAGCAAGGATGCCGGCGGCGGGAGCGGCGGCGTTGGCGGTTGCGGCCACGGCAGCCACGGCGGGTTCGGCTGA